One stretch of Chiroxiphia lanceolata isolate bChiLan1 chromosome 1, bChiLan1.pri, whole genome shotgun sequence DNA includes these proteins:
- the KCNS2 gene encoding potassium voltage-gated channel subfamily S member 2, translating into MTGQSLNALSEANFEDNEISINVGGFKKKMRSNTLLRFPETRLGKLLSCHSKESILELCDDYDDTKNEFYFDRNPELFPYVLHFYNTGKLHVMGELCVFSFSQEIEYWGINEFFIDSCCSYSYHGRKMEPDQEKWEEQSDQESTTSSFDEILAFYNDASKFDKQPFGNIRRQLWLALDNPGYSVLSRIFSVLSIVVVLGSIVTMCLNSLPDFQIVDSNGNPEEDPRFEIVEHFGIAWFTFELVARFAVAPDFLKFFKHALNLIDLMSILPFYITLIVNLVVESSPTLANLGRVAQVLRLMRIFRILKLARHSTGLRSLGATLKYSYREVGLLLLYLSVGISIFSVVAYTIEKEENEGLATIPACWWWATVSMTTVGYGDVVPGSTAGKLTASACILAGILVVVLPITLIFNKFSHFYRRQKQLESAMRSCDFGDGMKEVPSINLRDYYAYKVKSLMASLTNMSRSTPSELSLNDSLH; encoded by the coding sequence ATGACAGGGCAGAGTCTGAATGCTTTATCTGAAGCGAATTTTGAAGACAATGAGATCAGCATCAACGTTGGAGGCTTTAAGAAAAAGATGAGATCCAACACATTATTAAGGTTCCCTGAGACCAGGCTGGGCAAATTGCTGAGCTGCCACTCAAAGGAATCAATACTGGAGCTTTGCGATGACTATGATGATACCAagaatgaattttattttgacagGAACCCCGAGCTCTTTCCTTATGTGCTACATTTTTATAACACCGGCAAGCTCCATGTGATGGGAGaactctgtgtgttttctttcagccAGGAGATTGAATACTGGGGAATCAATGAATTCTTTATAGACTCCTGCTGCAGTTATAGCTACCATGGGAGGAAAATGGAGCCAGACCAAGAGAAATGGGAGGAACAAAGTGACCAGGAAAGTACCACATCTTCTTTTGATGAGATTTTGGCATTCTACAATGATGCCTCTAAATTTGATAAACAGCCCTTTGGAAACATCAGGAGGCAGCTCTGGCTTGCTTTGGATAATCCTGGGTACTCAGTTTTAAGCCGCATCTTCAGTGTCCTTTCAAtagtggtggtgctgggctccATCGTGACCATGTGCCTGAACAGCCTCCCAGACTTTCAGATTGTTGACAGTAATGGGAACCCTGAGGAAGACCCTCGCTTTGAAATCGTGGAACATTTTGGTATTGCATGGTTCACTTTTGAACTGGTGGCAAGATTTGCAGTAGCtcctgactttttaaaatttttcaagcATGCCCTGAATTTGATTGACCTAATGTCTATCCTTCCATTTTACATTACATTAATTGTCAACTTGGTCGTGGAAAGTAGTCCGACTTTAGCAAATTTAGGCAGAGTCGCACAAGTCCTGAGACTCATGAGGATCTTTCGCATCTTAAAGCTTGCTAGACACTCCACAGGTCTCAGGTCTCTTGGAGCCACCCTGAAGTATAGCTACAGAGAGGTGGGGCTTCTTTTACTTTACCTCTCTGTTGGCATCTCCATTTTCTCAGTAGTGGCTTACACCattgagaaagaagagaatgagGGGCTAGCCACCATCCCTGCTTGTTGGTGGTGGGCTACCGTTAGCATGACCACAGTTGGCTATGGAGATGTTGTGCCAGGGAGCACTGCTGGCAAGTTGACGGCATCTGCATGCATCTTAGCTGGTATCCTAGTGGTAGTGCTTCCCATTACACTGATCTTCAATAAATTCTCCCACTTTTATAGGCGTCAGAAGCAGTTAGAGAGTGCCATGAGAAGCTGTGATTTTGGTGATGGCATGAAAGAAGTTCCATCCATCAACTTAAGGGACTACTATGCTTATAAAGTTAAATCCCTTATGGCTAGTTTGACCAATATGAGCAGGAGTACCCCCAGTGAGCTGAGCCTGAATGATTCACTGCATTAG